The Desmonostoc muscorum LEGE 12446 genome includes a region encoding these proteins:
- a CDS encoding helix-turn-helix domain-containing protein: MKKILIIESASATRNLFLNHLKADGFYCLSAENGLIGIHLAQQELPDLIISEITLSKLDGYEVLTQLRKNSNTASIPLIFVSAKATRSEIRKGMELGADDYLIKPCTMEELRKAISARLERQATSQQWPYSPQSQLITESLSAEILKFTDPKLVFHSDPQMSQVFCFIEANFHQPITLLDVAQAVGYSRAYLTSLVRRRTGQTVQNWIIWRRMKAACSLLLETSEGVEEIAAQVGYQCPVNFFRQFRQHYGTTPHAWRLKNRTLHAHNMN, from the coding sequence ATGAAAAAAATTTTGATCATTGAATCTGCATCCGCAACCCGAAACCTTTTTTTAAATCACCTTAAAGCTGATGGTTTCTATTGTCTAAGTGCTGAAAACGGTCTGATTGGTATTCATTTGGCGCAACAAGAGTTGCCCGATTTGATAATTAGCGAAATTACGTTGTCGAAACTTGATGGTTACGAAGTTTTAACTCAACTGCGAAAAAATTCTAATACAGCAAGTATTCCCCTAATTTTTGTAAGTGCCAAAGCGACACGCAGCGAAATTCGTAAAGGAATGGAACTGGGAGCTGATGACTATCTCATTAAGCCCTGTACAATGGAAGAATTACGTAAAGCAATTTCAGCCCGCTTGGAAAGACAAGCCACTAGCCAACAGTGGCCCTATTCTCCACAGTCTCAACTAATTACAGAATCATTATCTGCCGAAATTCTAAAATTCACAGACCCTAAATTAGTTTTTCATTCTGATCCTCAAATGAGCCAAGTCTTCTGCTTTATCGAGGCTAATTTTCACCAACCTATTACTCTGTTGGATGTCGCCCAAGCTGTTGGTTATTCCCGCGCTTACCTGACTAGCTTAGTACGACGCCGAACAGGGCAAACTGTCCAAAATTGGATTATTTGGCGTCGGATGAAAGCAGCATGTTCCTTGCTTTTAGAAACCTCAGAAGGGGTAGAAGAAATAGCTGCTCAGGTGGGATATCAATGCCCGGTTAATTTTTTCCGGCAGTTTCGTCAACATTATGGCACAACTCCCCATGCCTGGAGATTAAAAAACCGGACATTGCACGCTCATAATATGAATTGA
- a CDS encoding DUF3102 domain-containing protein — translation MVKNTMSAGLYYMEISDNESTAFSIEAKVISTESKAIINQALVPKSKSDFKTEEEKQQRLATLAEDTRRRLKRSGMDIYCIGLNLLEAQKIIEYGEFLPWLRQEFGMGKTSAYEFIHVAKAFESKFPIIGNLINNITPTALYKLAAPSTSQAARDEAIDLVKAGKVVDPYVAKNLIKKYKTSNGVKTQQQKTSSNAQNSDTNQTDVLVFANHQISQQEQTSSDSMSRSSTSQQDELQKLITERDTYKVQLVTLQVINEQLKLEVAKLRSELTLLQGNKH, via the coding sequence ATGGTGAAAAATACAATGTCGGCAGGATTATACTATATGGAGATCAGTGATAACGAGTCAACAGCTTTTTCTATAGAAGCCAAAGTAATATCTACCGAATCCAAAGCAATTATTAATCAGGCTTTAGTACCTAAGAGCAAATCAGACTTTAAGACGGAAGAGGAGAAACAACAACGCTTAGCTACTTTGGCAGAAGACACACGACGTAGGCTGAAACGAAGTGGTATGGATATTTATTGCATTGGTCTCAACTTGTTAGAAGCTCAAAAAATTATAGAGTATGGCGAATTTCTGCCTTGGTTACGACAGGAGTTTGGAATGGGCAAAACTTCAGCTTATGAGTTCATCCACGTTGCTAAAGCATTTGAGTCCAAATTTCCGATAATCGGAAATTTGATTAACAACATCACTCCTACTGCTCTCTATAAACTAGCAGCCCCTAGTACTTCTCAAGCAGCTAGAGATGAAGCAATAGATCTTGTAAAGGCAGGGAAAGTAGTAGATCCATATGTTGCTAAAAATCTCATCAAGAAATATAAAACTTCTAATGGTGTAAAAACACAGCAACAAAAAACATCCTCAAACGCTCAAAATAGCGATACAAATCAAACAGATGTGTTAGTTTTTGCTAACCATCAGATTAGCCAGCAGGAGCAAACAAGCAGCGATTCTATGTCACGTTCTTCCACATCTCAACAAGATGAGCTACAGAAATTGATAACAGAACGTGATACATATAAAGTGCAATTAGTAACACTACAGGTGATAAATGAGCAACTTAAGCTCGAAGTTGCAAAACTGCGTTCAGAATTAACTTTGTTGCAAGGTAACAAGCATTAA
- a CDS encoding DapH/DapD/GlmU-related protein: protein MTVISKILLFFPTIILLLTGAAIIYLAYSPNIFSILAVFLSIYGLPVLVYRLHEWVYPVREGISYLQGKEYSPWWGSHQIQVIYIAIPVLEALLRLIPGVFSCWLRLWGAKVGRDVYWTTRLEIADRSLLEIGDRVVIGHGVGIYSHVIKPRKQNLMLYVKKVKIGSNVFVGAGSNLAAGVVIGDGSYVPAVSNLYPNQKVQ from the coding sequence ATGACAGTTATAAGTAAAATTCTTTTGTTTTTTCCCACCATTATATTATTGCTAACTGGGGCAGCAATAATCTACCTCGCCTATTCACCCAACATCTTCAGCATTCTGGCGGTGTTCCTTTCTATATATGGGCTACCAGTGCTAGTTTACCGTTTGCATGAATGGGTTTATCCCGTGCGGGAGGGTATTAGTTATCTACAAGGTAAAGAATATAGTCCCTGGTGGGGTAGTCATCAAATTCAGGTAATTTATATTGCAATTCCGGTGTTAGAAGCACTGCTGCGACTGATTCCGGGGGTATTTTCCTGTTGGTTGCGATTGTGGGGTGCTAAAGTGGGGCGAGATGTATACTGGACAACAAGATTGGAGATTGCCGATCGCAGTTTATTAGAAATTGGCGATCGCGTCGTTATCGGGCATGGTGTCGGTATCTATTCTCATGTCATTAAACCCCGCAAGCAAAATTTAATGTTGTATGTCAAAAAAGTCAAGATTGGCAGCAATGTTTTTGTGGGAGCCGGATCTAATCTTGCTGCTGGTGTAGTCATTGGTGATGGTTCTTATGTACCAGCAGTTAGTAACCTTTATCCTAATCAAAAGGTGCAATAA
- a CDS encoding cytochrome P450 — MTLPDGPKAPPLMQMLQWISNPLNYMESNAQRYGDIFTSGSSWNLKPIVFVSNPQAIQKIFLNETKQFEAPATAKRIFRPLLGDLSISRTEDGAHHRRKRQLLMPPFHGEKMAAHGELICDITKQVMNRLKPNETFSAIASLQEVSMRVILEGVFGMHEGKRYELIKELLVPWWEALSSPIGSALLFMPLLQLDLGPWSTWGRFCRLREQINQLLLLEIQERRKQFDPTRTDILTTLMSALDETGQPMTDEELRDEMLTLLTAGQETTATAIAWAMYWIHYQPNVIDKLHNELATLNGSKDPMTIARLPYLTAVCQETLRIYPAIYSSFARMVKSPVELMGYELPAGTEVMACIYLTHQREDIYPEPKQFKPERFLERKFSPYEYLPFGGGNRRCIGEALALFEMKLVLATILSGYQLELADKEPIRPQVRRVTLSPTGGVKMVMIGQYQPQDLPVINKAVSLSKK, encoded by the coding sequence ATGACACTACCTGATGGTCCTAAAGCTCCACCGTTAATGCAGATGTTACAATGGATCAGCAATCCATTAAACTATATGGAAAGTAACGCCCAACGCTATGGTGATATTTTCACAAGTGGTAGTAGTTGGAACTTGAAACCTATAGTATTTGTAAGTAATCCACAAGCAATTCAGAAAATTTTTCTGAACGAGACAAAACAGTTTGAAGCCCCCGCCACAGCTAAGCGAATTTTTCGCCCTTTATTAGGTGACTTATCAATATCTAGAACAGAAGATGGTGCTCACCATCGCCGAAAACGTCAGCTCTTAATGCCTCCATTTCATGGAGAAAAAATGGCTGCTCATGGAGAATTAATTTGTGATATTACCAAACAGGTAATGAATCGACTTAAACCTAATGAAACCTTCTCCGCTATTGCATCCTTACAAGAAGTCTCTATGCGAGTAATTCTAGAGGGTGTGTTTGGGATGCACGAAGGAAAACGCTACGAACTCATCAAGGAACTGTTAGTTCCCTGGTGGGAGGCTCTCAGTTCTCCGATAGGTTCTGCCTTGTTATTTATGCCTTTACTCCAATTAGATTTGGGACCTTGGAGTACTTGGGGGCGTTTTTGTCGCCTCAGAGAGCAAATTAACCAACTGCTTCTGCTGGAAATTCAGGAACGTCGCAAACAATTCGATCCGACTCGCACAGATATCCTGACAACGTTAATGTCTGCTCTGGATGAAACAGGTCAGCCAATGACAGATGAGGAATTGCGCGATGAGATGCTGACACTGCTGACAGCTGGTCAGGAGACTACAGCAACTGCAATAGCTTGGGCAATGTACTGGATTCATTACCAGCCTAATGTCATTGACAAACTGCACAATGAGCTAGCTACCCTCAACGGCTCAAAAGACCCAATGACAATTGCTCGACTGCCCTATCTGACTGCTGTCTGTCAAGAAACTCTGCGAATTTACCCAGCAATCTACTCAAGTTTTGCACGGATGGTGAAATCACCAGTCGAGCTAATGGGCTATGAGTTGCCAGCTGGTACAGAAGTCATGGCCTGTATTTATCTGACACATCAACGTGAAGATATATATCCAGAACCCAAACAGTTTAAGCCAGAACGTTTTTTAGAGCGTAAATTCTCGCCTTATGAGTATTTACCTTTTGGTGGTGGTAATCGCCGTTGTATTGGTGAGGCACTGGCACTATTTGAAATGAAACTCGTGCTTGCAACTATCTTGTCAGGCTATCAATTGGAGTTAGCTGATAAGGAACCTATACGACCTCAAGTCCGCCGCGTTACTCTCTCACCTACTGGCGGCGTCAAAATGGTGATGATTGGTCAATATCAGCCCCAAGACCTACCTGTAATCAATAAAGCCGTCAGTTTATCAAAAAAATAG
- a CDS encoding GH3 family domain-containing protein, translated as MRPIIQLFGQILASTARRFHQALDNPEFMQTSVKREICDRLIKSEYGKTLGIHSVDDWQRIPIVDYDALEPYLNQKPQQISLTPEPILFYEKTSGSSGAVKWIPYTQSLRRSFNQMFCVWAHDLIVHGPKFSTGKLYACISPQLNVADSQTLQDDLDYLDGWLRWFLRPWLVMPNKLNRLHDANLFKHQLALALLEAEKLEIISIWSPSFIQVHLKYIQKNHDLLQAELHNKISLNRLQILSESNIPWMQLWPNLKLISCWDSANAADQAQGLRSQFPGVLIQGKGLLATEAPMTIPLIVAGGCVPVLDEVFFEFEDDTGCLHGLHELNIGKEYSIILSQKGGLYRYRIGDRIRVTHYYRHTPCLEFLGRYQAISDLVGEKLQETFVNNALIQLNLQETNFKSLMPIAEPPHYILLLDSAKETPEIIAQQLDQALSESYHYKRARAIGQLAPPQVLISSQIPEILVSHRIRTGSIWGGIKHPILARLPISTELLQELITRLT; from the coding sequence ATGCGTCCGATTATTCAGCTTTTTGGGCAAATCCTCGCGTCAACTGCGAGGCGATTTCATCAAGCTTTGGATAACCCAGAGTTCATGCAGACATCTGTAAAAAGGGAAATTTGCGATCGCCTAATCAAAAGTGAGTATGGTAAAACTTTGGGTATCCATTCTGTAGATGATTGGCAGCGTATACCAATCGTAGATTATGATGCACTCGAACCCTACTTAAATCAAAAACCTCAACAAATTTCCCTCACTCCCGAACCCATTCTGTTCTACGAAAAAACCTCTGGTAGTAGTGGGGCGGTGAAATGGATTCCTTATACTCAATCTTTGCGGCGATCGTTTAATCAAATGTTCTGTGTATGGGCGCATGATTTGATTGTACATGGACCGAAATTTTCCACAGGCAAACTTTATGCTTGTATCTCGCCGCAATTAAATGTAGCTGATAGCCAAACTTTACAAGATGATTTAGATTATTTAGATGGCTGGTTGCGTTGGTTTTTACGTCCTTGGTTAGTGATGCCAAATAAACTTAATCGGCTGCATGACGCTAATTTATTTAAACATCAACTAGCTTTGGCATTATTAGAGGCTGAAAAACTAGAAATTATTTCTATTTGGAGTCCGAGTTTTATACAAGTACATTTAAAATATATTCAAAAAAATCATGATTTATTGCAAGCAGAATTACACAACAAAATATCACTTAATCGCCTGCAAATCCTCAGCGAAAGTAATATTCCCTGGATGCAACTTTGGCCAAATTTAAAGCTGATTTCTTGCTGGGATAGTGCCAATGCAGCAGATCAAGCTCAGGGATTACGCTCGCAATTTCCAGGTGTATTGATTCAAGGTAAAGGACTATTAGCAACCGAAGCCCCAATGACGATTCCCTTGATTGTAGCTGGGGGATGTGTGCCGGTTCTCGATGAAGTATTTTTCGAGTTTGAGGACGATACTGGTTGCTTACATGGTTTACATGAACTCAACATTGGCAAGGAATACAGTATCATTTTATCCCAGAAAGGAGGTTTGTATCGTTATCGAATTGGCGATCGCATCCGCGTAACTCATTACTATCGCCACACTCCCTGTTTGGAGTTTCTCGGACGATATCAAGCCATTAGCGATTTGGTGGGCGAAAAGTTGCAAGAAACCTTTGTAAATAATGCTCTTATTCAGTTGAACTTGCAAGAAACTAATTTTAAAAGTTTGATGCCCATTGCCGAGCCTCCACACTATATTCTATTATTAGATTCCGCAAAAGAAACCCCAGAAATTATTGCTCAACAACTCGATCAGGCTTTATCAGAATCATATCATTACAAGAGAGCGCGAGCCATCGGTCAACTCGCACCACCACAGGTTTTAATCTCTAGTCAAATTCCTGAAATATTAGTTTCCCATCGTATCCGTACTGGAAGTATTTGGGGAGGTATCAAACATCCAATTCTGGCAAGATTACCCATTAGTACTGAACTTTTACAAGAATTAATAACAAGACTTACGTAA